In Streptomyces sp. NBC_01717, one DNA window encodes the following:
- a CDS encoding type 1 glutamine amidotransferase domain-containing protein translates to MAKLLFVMTGAAYWTLKDGTRHATGYWAEEFAAPYKALTEAGHQVVVATPNGVVPTVDMMSLRPEMAGSAQIALDLEAIIRSAEVMRRPLQLADVRLEDYDAVYFPGGHGPMEDLCVDADAGRLLTEALAAGKPLAIVCHAPAAMLATRIHGASPFAGYRVTAFTNEEENAVGLGPKARWLLEDELIDLGVDFTKGEMWKPYTVVDRNLFTGQNPASAAVLAERLLKVL, encoded by the coding sequence ATGGCGAAGCTACTTTTCGTGATGACCGGCGCGGCGTACTGGACGCTCAAGGATGGGACCAGGCACGCGACGGGTTACTGGGCCGAGGAATTCGCGGCCCCGTACAAGGCGCTCACCGAGGCCGGCCACCAGGTTGTGGTTGCCACCCCCAACGGGGTGGTCCCGACCGTGGACATGATGAGCCTGCGCCCCGAGATGGCCGGAAGCGCTCAGATCGCTCTCGATCTGGAGGCGATCATCCGCTCTGCAGAGGTGATGCGGCGGCCGCTCCAATTGGCGGACGTCCGCCTGGAAGACTACGACGCCGTCTACTTCCCGGGCGGCCACGGCCCCATGGAAGACCTGTGCGTCGACGCGGACGCCGGGCGGTTGCTGACCGAGGCCCTAGCCGCCGGCAAGCCCCTCGCCATCGTCTGCCACGCCCCGGCCGCGATGCTGGCGACCAGGATCCACGGCGCATCGCCCTTTGCCGGCTACCGGGTCACGGCGTTCACCAACGAGGAGGAGAACGCGGTCGGGCTCGGCCCGAAAGCGCGCTGGTTGTTGGAGGACGAGCTCATCGACCTGGGAGTCGACTTCACCAAGGGAGAGATGTGGAAGCCCTACACGGTTGTTGACCGCAACCTGTTCACCGGGCAGAACCCCGCCTCGGCAGCCGTCCTGGCCGAACGGCTGCTCAAGGTCCTCTGA
- a CDS encoding DinB family protein produces the protein MIDDFAKEYLHGDLREMREAVLWKLDGLVEYDIRRPLTSTGTNLLGLVKHLSIWESRYFGEVFGRPFPEPLPQWDNTGERGADMWATEQETRNEIIDRYRRVWEHSDATITALAIDSPGYVPWWPRPNVKLFNILVHMLTETSRHAGHADILREQLDNSTGTTAEYATQQHDAAFWDAHRAKIERAARAAVAEPDHASSTKSS, from the coding sequence ATGATCGATGATTTCGCGAAAGAGTACCTGCACGGCGATCTGCGAGAGATGCGCGAGGCGGTCCTCTGGAAGCTCGATGGGCTCGTTGAGTACGACATCCGACGCCCCCTGACCTCGACTGGAACCAATCTTCTCGGCCTGGTCAAGCACTTGTCGATCTGGGAGTCCAGGTACTTCGGCGAGGTCTTCGGCCGACCGTTCCCGGAACCCCTGCCCCAGTGGGACAACACCGGAGAACGTGGCGCCGACATGTGGGCGACCGAACAGGAGACGAGGAACGAGATCATCGACCGCTACCGTCGCGTGTGGGAGCACTCAGACGCGACAATCACCGCCCTCGCCATCGACTCCCCCGGCTACGTGCCCTGGTGGCCACGCCCCAACGTGAAGCTGTTCAACATCCTGGTCCACATGCTCACCGAGACCAGCCGGCACGCCGGGCACGCCGACATCCTGCGCGAACAGCTCGACAACTCGACAGGGACAACAGCCGAATATGCGACTCAGCAGCACGACGCAGCCTTCTGGGATGCCCACCGAGCGAAGATCGAGCGAGCTGCCAGAGCAGCCGTCGCCGAGCCTGATCACGCTAGTTCTACCAAGAGCTCGTAG
- a CDS encoding IPT/TIG domain-containing protein, producing the protein MPISPNQGSSGGGTLVTITGTGLSGTTAVRFGTRSATAVTNVSPTQVTAVSPSGNGSVGVTVITPGGTSNPIPFYYVGAPFKQSLSPASGSTAGGGTVTINGTGLSTASSVAFGANTAVPTIVSDGQITVTAPAGAAGSVGVSVTTAGGTNNGLSYTYVAAPTVTTVTPASGPATGGTTVTVAGTGLTSTSEVTFDGNPAPFTVLSDTAVSAVTPPGTAGAVDVVVTNDAGSATAVDGYTYIAGPGI; encoded by the coding sequence ATGCCAATCAGCCCGAATCAAGGATCAAGTGGCGGCGGCACACTCGTCACCATCACCGGCACCGGTCTCAGCGGCACCACCGCGGTGCGCTTCGGTACCCGGTCCGCCACCGCCGTCACCAACGTCTCGCCCACTCAGGTCACCGCAGTCTCCCCGTCCGGCAACGGGTCGGTCGGCGTCACCGTGATCACCCCGGGAGGGACGAGCAACCCCATCCCCTTCTACTACGTCGGAGCGCCGTTCAAGCAGTCCCTCAGCCCGGCATCCGGGTCCACGGCAGGCGGCGGGACCGTGACCATCAACGGCACCGGCCTGTCCACTGCCAGCAGCGTCGCCTTCGGCGCCAACACGGCGGTGCCGACGATCGTGTCCGACGGCCAGATCACGGTTACCGCACCGGCCGGTGCCGCGGGCTCCGTGGGAGTCAGCGTCACCACTGCGGGCGGCACCAACAACGGGCTCTCGTACACCTACGTCGCCGCCCCGACGGTGACGACGGTCACCCCCGCGTCGGGGCCGGCGACGGGCGGCACGACCGTGACCGTGGCCGGTACCGGTCTCACCAGTACGAGCGAGGTCACCTTCGACGGGAACCCGGCGCCCTTCACCGTGCTCTCCGACACCGCGGTGTCGGCCGTCACGCCCCCTGGAACGGCCGGTGCCGTCGACGTCGTCGTGACCAACGATGCGGGCAGCGCGACTGCCGTCGACGGTTACACCTACATCGCAGGACCTGGTATCTGA
- a CDS encoding AAA family ATPase produces MLIAMVGLPGAGKSSVAEALGRKLNAPVVSVDPIEAAMWRAGVTRDQPTGLAAYVVAEAVADGVLGMDQTVIVDAVNAVAAARGQWRSLADRHGVPAVFVEVVCSDPVVHRRRLERRSRGIEGFAEPTWEVVERLREEFASWTDHRLVLDTMTGLSANVATTLGFLSAPA; encoded by the coding sequence ATGCTGATCGCGATGGTGGGGCTGCCCGGTGCGGGGAAGAGTTCGGTCGCCGAGGCATTGGGGCGCAAGCTCAATGCTCCGGTCGTGTCCGTGGACCCGATCGAGGCGGCGATGTGGCGTGCGGGGGTGACTCGTGACCAGCCAACGGGCCTGGCGGCGTATGTCGTGGCCGAGGCCGTGGCCGATGGTGTGCTCGGCATGGACCAAACCGTGATCGTCGATGCGGTCAACGCCGTGGCGGCGGCGCGGGGACAGTGGCGGTCGCTGGCGGATCGTCATGGTGTGCCGGCGGTGTTCGTCGAGGTGGTGTGTTCGGATCCGGTGGTGCACCGCCGTCGGCTTGAGCGCCGGTCCCGGGGGATCGAGGGCTTCGCTGAGCCGACGTGGGAGGTGGTGGAACGTCTGCGGGAGGAGTTCGCCTCATGGACCGATCACCGGTTGGTGCTGGATACGATGACCGGTCTGTCGGCGAACGTTGCCACGACCCTAGGGTTCCTCTCCGCCCCGGCCTGA
- a CDS encoding GlsB/YeaQ/YmgE family stress response membrane protein, translating into MSIIAWILIGLLAGAIAKALMPGRDPGGCLITMLIGIAGGLLGGWLGKVIFGVHSIKGFFHLSTWIAAVVGSVIVLAIYRLIAGRRTH; encoded by the coding sequence ATGAGCATCATTGCGTGGATCCTGATCGGCCTGCTGGCCGGTGCGATCGCCAAGGCGTTGATGCCGGGTAGGGACCCGGGAGGCTGCCTGATCACGATGCTGATCGGCATCGCCGGCGGTCTTCTGGGCGGCTGGCTGGGCAAAGTCATCTTCGGCGTGCACTCGATCAAGGGCTTCTTCCATCTCTCCACCTGGATCGCCGCCGTAGTCGGATCCGTCATCGTTCTGGCCATCTACCGACTCATCGCAGGACGACGCACCCACTGA
- a CDS encoding MarR family winged helix-turn-helix transcriptional regulator, with the protein MSLTSAATLATLDRTGPRRITDLAAVEGVTQPAMTALVRVMEESGLVERRGDASDKRVTLVCLTEAGASYARTRRQAGVHAFERLIGELTGDEVEALVAALPALKHLAELESQDREGPKQ; encoded by the coding sequence ATGAGCCTGACGTCCGCCGCCACCCTGGCCACCCTGGACCGGACCGGCCCGCGGCGCATCACCGATCTGGCCGCGGTCGAGGGCGTCACCCAGCCCGCGATGACCGCCCTGGTCCGGGTGATGGAGGAGTCCGGCCTGGTCGAGCGGCGGGGCGACGCGTCCGACAAGCGGGTCACGCTGGTGTGCCTGACCGAGGCCGGCGCCTCCTATGCCCGGACGCGGCGCCAGGCGGGCGTCCACGCGTTCGAGCGGTTGATCGGCGAGCTCACCGGCGACGAGGTCGAGGCGCTGGTAGCGGCCCTTCCGGCGCTGAAGCATCTGGCAGAGCTCGAAAGCCAGGACCGCGAAGGGCCGAAGCAGTGA
- a CDS encoding MFS transporter yields the protein MTGQPVGGVAVKAFPVARSEARLLVPALTFIALVVAAVASLGTPLITSVATSFHVSLGSAQWTLTVALLSGAVATPVLGRLGAGPRRRATILATLAVVVAGSALTVLPLPFAWLLAGRAAQGVGLGLTALMMGVARDHLPEERSAAVIALISVVSIIGAGVGYPLAALLAELGGVRAAYGLGLVVTAAALLTAWRSMPEAPEGRSAHVDVAGAVVLAAALLLVLFLAGERNLWSRHLAVAAGLAVVAVVLLCVWAVIELRSTTPLVDVRAVRHPAVAGANLAMFVGGIGMYLLLTLITRYAQTPHGAGYGFGLTTFVAGLVLIPFSVLGFVAGKLTPRVRTRIADPLLLAGSAVVVGGGFALFAAARSDLAELFAAMGVLGFGVGGFSAAMPGVILAVTPKSETSSAMSFNYVVRSVGYSLGSAIGGLILAAGSGPGHLFPDDSAYTTAALVGIGAMAITTLTSLALARRRSSETNP from the coding sequence GTGACCGGGCAGCCGGTCGGCGGGGTCGCGGTGAAGGCGTTCCCGGTGGCGCGTTCCGAGGCGCGGCTGCTGGTCCCCGCCCTGACGTTCATCGCTCTGGTCGTGGCGGCGGTCGCCAGCCTCGGGACGCCGCTCATCACCAGCGTGGCGACCTCGTTCCACGTCTCGCTCGGCAGCGCGCAGTGGACGCTGACCGTCGCGCTGCTCAGCGGCGCCGTCGCCACGCCGGTCCTGGGCCGGCTCGGAGCCGGCCCGCGCCGGCGGGCCACGATCCTCGCCACGCTGGCGGTCGTCGTCGCCGGCAGCGCGCTCACCGTGCTGCCGCTGCCGTTCGCGTGGCTGCTGGCCGGCAGGGCGGCCCAGGGCGTCGGGCTCGGGCTGACGGCGCTGATGATGGGCGTGGCCCGGGACCACCTCCCCGAGGAGCGCAGCGCGGCCGTGATCGCCCTGATCTCGGTGGTCTCGATCATCGGGGCCGGCGTCGGCTACCCGCTGGCCGCACTGCTCGCCGAGCTCGGCGGGGTACGGGCCGCCTACGGCCTCGGCCTGGTCGTCACCGCCGCCGCCCTCCTGACCGCGTGGCGCTCCATGCCCGAAGCCCCCGAAGGCCGCTCCGCCCACGTGGACGTGGCAGGCGCGGTCGTCCTGGCCGCTGCGCTGCTCCTGGTGCTGTTCCTCGCCGGCGAACGGAATCTATGGAGCCGGCACCTCGCCGTGGCGGCGGGACTCGCCGTCGTCGCGGTGGTGCTGCTCTGCGTCTGGGCCGTCATCGAGCTGCGCAGCACGACGCCCCTGGTCGATGTGCGGGCGGTGCGGCACCCGGCGGTCGCCGGGGCGAACCTCGCCATGTTCGTCGGCGGGATCGGCATGTACCTCCTGCTCACGCTCATCACCCGGTACGCGCAGACGCCGCACGGCGCCGGCTACGGCTTCGGGCTGACGACCTTCGTCGCCGGGCTGGTCCTCATCCCGTTCTCGGTGCTGGGGTTCGTCGCCGGCAAGCTCACGCCGCGGGTCCGGACGCGGATCGCCGACCCCCTGCTCCTGGCCGGCAGCGCCGTCGTGGTCGGCGGCGGGTTCGCCCTGTTCGCGGCGGCCCGGTCGGACCTGGCCGAACTGTTCGCGGCGATGGGCGTGCTCGGCTTCGGCGTCGGCGGCTTCTCGGCCGCGATGCCCGGCGTCATCCTGGCCGTCACCCCCAAGAGCGAGACGTCGAGCGCCATGAGCTTCAACTACGTCGTCCGCAGCGTCGGGTACTCCCTGGGCAGCGCCATCGGCGGCCTGATCCTCGCCGCGGGCTCCGGCCCCGGCCACCTCTTCCCCGACGACAGCGCCTACACCACCGCGGCGCTGGTCGGCATCGGCGCCATGGCGATCACGACGCTGACAAGCCTCGCTCTCGCCCGCCGACGCTCGTCCGAGACCAACCCGTAA
- a CDS encoding DUF1330 domain-containing protein, which translates to MPKGYWVSAYRTISDPEKLAAYNKLAGPAVEAGGGRILARGSRVVAHDAGIAERTVLIEFDSFEQAVAAHESAAYQEALVALSDGVERDFRIVEGID; encoded by the coding sequence ATGCCCAAGGGCTACTGGGTCAGCGCCTACCGCACCATTTCAGACCCTGAGAAGCTGGCTGCTTACAACAAGCTGGCCGGTCCGGCCGTCGAGGCCGGGGGCGGTCGGATCCTCGCCCGTGGCAGTCGGGTCGTGGCGCATGACGCCGGAATCGCCGAGCGCACCGTCCTGATCGAGTTCGACAGCTTCGAGCAGGCCGTCGCGGCGCACGAGAGTGCGGCCTACCAGGAGGCGCTGGTCGCCCTCTCCGACGGCGTCGAGCGCGACTTCCGCATCGTCGAAGGCATCGACTGA
- a CDS encoding transposase family protein codes for MLIDGTLIPTRRRTGKDNRKNYSGKHKRHGLHFLALTDERGRLIWISAARPGRTHDITAARHDHIVEHLKAAGRAPVEHGFAHLKTWRILTKLRTSPARATNLLRALLVLTNLELDR; via the coding sequence GTGCTGATCGACGGCACCCTCATCCCCACCCGCCGCCGCACCGGCAAGGACAACCGCAAGAACTATTCGGGGAAGCACAAGCGCCACGGCCTGCACTTCCTCGCGCTCACCGACGAACGCGGACGCCTGATCTGGATCTCCGCCGCGAGGCCCGGGCGCACCCACGACATCACCGCCGCCCGCCACGACCACATCGTCGAGCACCTGAAAGCCGCCGGCCGCGCCCCCGTCGAGCACGGCTTCGCGCACCTGAAGACCTGGCGCATCCTCACCAAACTCCGCACGAGCCCCGCCCGCGCCACCAACCTGCTCCGCGCCCTGCTCGTCCTGACGAACCTCGAACTCGACCGCTGA
- a CDS encoding DUF5133 domain-containing protein → MLLAHPAILRDLVEQYETLQVLHAEQGSVETRRRLEDITYTLCVSTGTHTPAAALTVAEQQLNSALTEVATPMAPAAASGG, encoded by the coding sequence GTGCTGCTGGCCCACCCCGCGATACTGCGGGATCTTGTCGAACAGTACGAGACGCTGCAGGTCCTGCACGCGGAACAGGGATCGGTCGAGACGCGACGCCGGCTGGAAGACATCACCTACACGCTGTGTGTCTCCACAGGCACGCACACGCCGGCTGCGGCCCTCACTGTGGCAGAGCAGCAGTTGAACTCTGCCCTCACCGAAGTGGCGACGCCCATGGCTCCGGCAGCGGCGTCCGGCGGCTGA
- a CDS encoding RNA polymerase sigma factor SigF: MSVALEQATSSARSERIVGDLPWVEDAGKVAPKDARALSKLFLDQLQVLEEGTREYQYARNTLIEMNQSLVVFAARRFRNRGSGEMEDILQVGTVGLIKAIDRFDLSREVEFTSFAIPYIVGEIKRFFRDTSWAVHVPRRLQELRLELAKAKERLAVVLGCQPSVHELAEYLDLSDEEVIEGLVASNGYTAGSLDTPGGNDDGPAAGPTYAEILGDRDPAMDLVEDLHALAPLLEELDDRERHIVEMRFGQEMTQSQIGAELGVSQMHVSRLLARTLTKLRTGMLTDD; this comes from the coding sequence GTGTCCGTAGCACTGGAGCAGGCGACATCGTCGGCGCGCAGCGAGCGGATCGTGGGTGACCTGCCGTGGGTCGAGGACGCGGGCAAAGTGGCGCCGAAGGATGCCCGGGCCTTGTCCAAGTTGTTCTTGGACCAGCTTCAGGTCCTCGAAGAAGGCACACGCGAATACCAGTACGCCCGCAACACTCTGATCGAGATGAACCAGAGCTTGGTCGTCTTCGCCGCGCGCAGGTTCCGTAACCGCGGCAGCGGCGAGATGGAGGACATTCTTCAGGTCGGCACGGTCGGCCTGATCAAGGCCATCGACCGCTTCGACCTGTCACGTGAGGTCGAATTCACCTCCTTCGCCATCCCCTACATCGTCGGGGAGATCAAGCGGTTCTTCCGTGACACCAGCTGGGCCGTCCATGTCCCCCGCCGTCTGCAGGAACTCCGCTTGGAACTGGCCAAGGCCAAAGAGCGGCTGGCCGTAGTGCTGGGCTGTCAGCCCAGCGTTCACGAGCTGGCCGAGTACCTCGACCTGAGTGACGAAGAGGTCATCGAGGGCCTGGTGGCGTCCAACGGCTACACGGCCGGCTCGCTCGACACCCCCGGCGGGAACGACGACGGACCCGCCGCCGGCCCCACCTATGCCGAGATCCTCGGCGACCGCGATCCCGCCATGGACCTCGTGGAAGACCTCCATGCTCTGGCTCCGCTCCTGGAAGAGCTCGACGACCGGGAGCGCCACATCGTCGAGATGCGCTTCGGCCAGGAGATGACCCAGTCCCAGATAGGCGCGGAACTGGGCGTTTCCCAGATGCACGTATCCCGGCTCCTGGCCCGCACCCTGACCAAGCTCCGCACCGGGATGCTCACTGACGACTGA
- a CDS encoding VOC family protein — protein sequence MTVAKTSFLVLDCAEPEALAEFYASLLDAEIQVMSDPDFVELVGHKGVHLAIRRDHGYAPPSWPRPEDAQQAHLRILVALGDLDEAEREAVSLGAMPIETKDSSGPRGVRLYSDPAGHSFSLAVSPRNGPVDQGEKAP from the coding sequence ATGACTGTTGCAAAGACAAGCTTTCTCGTTCTGGATTGCGCGGAACCCGAAGCCCTTGCGGAGTTCTACGCCTCACTGCTCGATGCGGAAATCCAGGTGATGAGCGATCCTGATTTCGTGGAACTCGTCGGCCACAAAGGCGTACACCTGGCGATCCGTAGGGATCACGGCTACGCCCCTCCCAGCTGGCCGCGGCCGGAAGACGCCCAGCAGGCGCATCTTCGGATACTTGTTGCGCTCGGTGATTTGGATGAGGCGGAACGCGAGGCGGTGAGCCTCGGCGCAATGCCGATAGAGACCAAGGACAGCAGTGGGCCACGCGGCGTACGCCTCTACTCCGACCCCGCGGGGCACTCCTTCTCCCTCGCGGTGTCCCCACGAAATGGACCGGTGGACCAAGGAGAGAAAGCACCGTGA
- the tnpA gene encoding IS200/IS605 family transposase has product MSPRWKPNPDIRTGRHVTYDLHAHLVFVTKYRRDVFDDAMLKRCEEIMREVCASFETELREFHGEADHVHLLVHYPPKVALSKLINSLKGVSSRYLRAEYTGRINRIRMGSVFWSRSYFAGSCGGAPLTVIRQYIEGQKRPI; this is encoded by the coding sequence ATGTCACCACGCTGGAAGCCAAACCCCGATATCCGCACCGGACGCCACGTCACCTACGACCTCCACGCACACTTGGTGTTTGTCACCAAGTATCGGCGTGACGTTTTCGATGACGCCATGCTCAAACGGTGCGAGGAGATCATGCGAGAGGTCTGCGCCAGCTTCGAGACAGAGCTACGCGAGTTCCACGGCGAGGCGGATCACGTGCACCTGTTGGTGCACTACCCGCCAAAAGTCGCTCTGTCCAAACTGATCAACTCCCTCAAAGGCGTCAGCTCCCGGTACCTGCGGGCCGAGTACACCGGCCGCATCAACCGGATCCGCATGGGGTCAGTGTTCTGGTCCCGCTCCTACTTCGCAGGATCATGCGGCGGTGCACCGCTGACCGTGATCCGCCAGTACATCGAAGGCCAGAAGCGGCCTATCTGA
- a CDS encoding LLM class flavin-dependent oxidoreductase: protein MARAPPATWSYLSAYVRTLRGLLRGDTVEWDGAPMRMMHPGTNAPQRPVDMPVLVSALGPKGLAVTHEIADGLFSVNGETAHAHEFTWAALGIHGTVLGEDEPLDSPRVRAAAGPGSALAYHAAYEFGGDPTALPGGQTWLDAITAHPRTQRHLAVHDQHLTDLNVADSAAWNAGSWQAITSTTVTGTPHRIREQLSVYARDGITEIVYQLTGPDIPGELERFIAIAIAIASGP from the coding sequence ATGGCACGCGCACCCCCGGCAACCTGGTCGTACCTCAGCGCCTACGTCCGGACGCTACGCGGTCTGCTGCGCGGTGACACTGTGGAATGGGACGGCGCCCCCATGCGCATGATGCATCCCGGCACGAACGCGCCGCAGCGACCCGTCGATATGCCGGTGCTGGTATCCGCCCTTGGCCCCAAAGGTCTCGCCGTCACCCACGAGATCGCTGACGGCCTGTTCAGCGTCAACGGCGAAACCGCTCACGCCCACGAATTCACCTGGGCCGCCCTGGGCATCCACGGCACCGTCCTGGGAGAGGACGAACCACTCGACTCCCCGCGCGTCCGCGCCGCCGCCGGGCCCGGCAGTGCTCTGGCCTACCACGCCGCCTACGAATTCGGCGGCGACCCCACCGCCCTGCCCGGCGGCCAAACCTGGCTGGACGCCATCACCGCCCACCCCCGCACCCAGCGACACCTCGCCGTACACGACCAGCACCTCACCGACCTCAACGTGGCCGACTCCGCTGCCTGGAACGCGGGAAGCTGGCAGGCAATCACCTCCACCACCGTCACCGGAACCCCTCACCGTATCCGCGAGCAGCTCAGCGTCTACGCACGAGACGGCATCACCGAAATCGTCTACCAGCTCACCGGCCCCGACATCCCCGGCGAACTCGAACGCTTCATCGCCATCGCCATCGCCATCGCCAGTGGCCCATAG
- a CDS encoding LLM class flavin-dependent oxidoreductase — protein sequence MSCQFATSLHSPEHIAVAEQLGYCRAWLHDTPAQSPDVWAMLALAAQRTHRIGLAPGVLVPTLRHPMVNASGAATLAALAPGRVALAFGTGFNGTRTPGNLVVPQRLRPDATRSAAR from the coding sequence GTGTCCTGCCAGTTCGCCACATCGCTGCACTCTCCCGAACACATCGCCGTCGCTGAGCAGCTGGGCTACTGTCGCGCCTGGCTCCACGACACCCCCGCCCAGAGCCCAGACGTCTGGGCGATGCTTGCGCTGGCCGCCCAACGCACCCACCGCATCGGCCTGGCGCCCGGTGTCCTCGTCCCGACGCTGCGCCATCCGATGGTCAACGCCTCCGGCGCCGCAACCCTCGCCGCTCTCGCACCCGGCCGAGTGGCCCTCGCCTTCGGTACCGGGTTCAATGGCACGCGCACCCCCGGCAACCTGGTCGTACCTCAGCGCCTACGTCCGGACGCTACGCGGTCTGCTGCGCGGTGA
- a CDS encoding glucose 1-dehydrogenase — translation MGKLQGKVAVITGGTTGIGLATAKLFAREGAYVFITGRRQKELDEGVKEIGVNVSGIQGDVTELADLDRLYETVKTKGRIDVVFANAGLAEFASLEDVTEEHFDKVFNINVKGALFTVQKALPLLNDGASIILTGSVASVKGTPAFSVYGASKAAIRNFVRGWTVELKDRRIRSNVLSPGPVETPLVATQPQDAIARIASTIPMGRMGEPDEIAKAALFLASDDSSFVTGIELFVDGGRAQI, via the coding sequence ATGGGTAAGTTGCAGGGAAAAGTAGCGGTCATTACCGGCGGCACCACGGGGATCGGGCTGGCCACAGCGAAGCTCTTCGCCAGAGAGGGTGCCTATGTCTTCATCACGGGTCGCCGGCAGAAAGAACTCGATGAAGGCGTGAAGGAAATCGGCGTCAACGTATCCGGCATTCAGGGTGACGTGACCGAGCTGGCCGACCTTGACCGTCTCTACGAGACCGTAAAGACCAAGGGGCGAATCGATGTCGTTTTCGCCAATGCTGGTCTAGCCGAGTTCGCTTCACTGGAAGATGTCACGGAGGAGCACTTCGACAAAGTTTTCAACATCAACGTGAAGGGGGCGCTGTTCACGGTACAAAAGGCCCTGCCGCTATTGAATGATGGCGCGTCCATCATCCTCACGGGCTCCGTTGCGAGCGTCAAGGGAACCCCTGCGTTCTCGGTCTACGGCGCGAGCAAGGCCGCGATCCGGAACTTCGTTCGAGGATGGACGGTGGAGCTGAAGGACCGCCGTATCCGGTCCAATGTCCTCAGCCCTGGCCCGGTCGAAACGCCACTTGTGGCGACGCAACCTCAGGACGCCATCGCGCGGATTGCGTCCACCATTCCAATGGGCCGCATGGGGGAGCCCGACGAAATCGCCAAGGCGGCGCTCTTTCTGGCCTCGGACGACTCCAGCTTCGTCACCGGAATCGAATTGTTCGTCGACGGTGGCAGAGCGCAAATCTAA
- a CDS encoding MarR family winged helix-turn-helix transcriptional regulator, translating to MNKRVMDIDAPVESLMIAVEQVVRYVRQNAITGGLSTAASSALARLGREGAHRLTELARAEGVSQPNMTQLVTRMERARLVRRVADRHDGRAVLVEATGTGLEVFRQRRAERAQALDRLVEELTDPEQQAVRIALPALARAIQDSQARS from the coding sequence ATGAATAAGCGCGTTATGGATATCGATGCCCCGGTCGAGAGCTTGATGATCGCCGTGGAGCAGGTGGTTCGCTACGTGCGCCAGAACGCCATCACGGGTGGTCTGAGCACGGCGGCCTCTTCCGCGCTGGCCCGGCTGGGCCGCGAGGGCGCGCACCGTCTGACCGAACTGGCGCGGGCCGAAGGCGTCTCCCAGCCGAACATGACCCAGCTGGTCACCCGCATGGAGCGCGCGCGCCTCGTACGTCGCGTCGCCGACCGCCACGACGGCCGGGCCGTTCTGGTGGAAGCCACAGGCACCGGGCTGGAAGTCTTCCGGCAGCGACGCGCCGAACGCGCTCAAGCCCTCGACCGGCTCGTCGAGGAGCTCACCGATCCGGAGCAGCAGGCCGTGAGGATCGCGCTGCCCGCCCTGGCACGCGCCATCCAGGACAGCCAGGCCCGCTCCTGA